One region of Candidatus Saccharibacteria bacterium genomic DNA includes:
- a CDS encoding DDE-type integrase/transposase/recombinase: MTEKQLLVYGARIRLGWFRKAEELGNVAAACRFYGIPRRTYYYWHSRWVSQGKALTSLYDMPRTPKSHTNDADDEVVSLVVQLRLGLGYGENALAHVLRRDYGVATSVHGVHNILSRAKLLEERKKKVRKTRQLSDREYYPGEVGQMDVKHWKRKGYQYDIVDCATRIKYKRIYPGCDPATTVDFLEHAVRFFDPAFRFKGIQTDNGTEFTYDHLPQVRPETECPTVRWLREHGIEHLRIPPSSPHLNGRVERPHGVDKDRYKRLTTNSHTLVELREFCNEDCLDYNFYRPHSMLDMMTPIEYLQSLKGYEQATVDTSVLDVR; the protein is encoded by the coding sequence ATGACAGAGAAACAATTGCTCGTGTATGGAGCACGGATTCGTTTAGGGTGGTTTCGTAAAGCCGAAGAACTCGGGAATGTTGCGGCAGCCTGCCGGTTCTACGGCATTCCTCGACGAACATATTACTACTGGCATAGTCGCTGGGTGAGTCAGGGCAAAGCCCTGACGAGCCTGTACGATATGCCTCGTACGCCAAAGAGCCACACTAATGACGCCGATGACGAGGTAGTGAGTCTCGTCGTGCAGCTTCGCCTTGGTCTTGGTTACGGCGAAAATGCTCTTGCGCATGTCCTCAGGCGGGATTACGGCGTCGCCACATCTGTGCACGGTGTCCACAACATCCTGAGCCGAGCAAAGTTACTAGAAGAGCGCAAAAAGAAGGTACGCAAAACCCGCCAGCTCAGTGACCGTGAGTATTACCCGGGCGAAGTCGGACAGATGGATGTCAAACATTGGAAGCGCAAAGGCTACCAGTATGACATCGTCGACTGTGCTACGAGGATAAAATACAAACGGATCTATCCTGGATGCGACCCTGCGACAACGGTAGATTTTCTTGAGCATGCGGTCAGGTTCTTTGACCCAGCTTTCAGGTTCAAAGGGATTCAGACCGACAATGGCACAGAGTTCACCTACGACCATTTGCCGCAAGTGAGACCGGAAACAGAGTGCCCGACTGTCCGGTGGCTCAGAGAACATGGGATTGAGCACCTCCGCATCCCGCCGTCATCGCCACATCTCAACGGTCGAGTCGAGCGACCGCACGGAGTAGACAAGGATAGATACAAACGGCTAACAACGAATTCGCACACACTTGTCGAATTAAGAGAGTTTTGTAACGAAGATTGTCTCGACTACAACTTTTACCGACCGCATAGTATGCTAGACATGATGACACCGATTGAATACCTGCAAAGCTTGAAGGGTTACGAGCAGGCGACGGTGGATACTAGTGTGCTAGATGTTCGGTAG